The following coding sequences lie in one Bacillota bacterium genomic window:
- a CDS encoding class I SAM-dependent methyltransferase yields MSRRASSRPAVTQARALACAQKFEEGVDQGGSNSIMASVRPALASNNRTGSYGVAVMELRVQPDFRSYERRGRGERRGWSLDGFEFYSTGHSFHRFMNPTNIDKLMELGWACGLELRQGAPEAWRLANINDGLFPDAAVTRSATGVEKRVLDVGCGKGGLTFLLVENFLARCLGVDLSPGEIRQAEARRRLSAFANKVLFVRADGREHTRALASKGDRFDVALCIGATFIFGSFEDTIEALGSCLADGGVLAIGEATLNECEGTQAYRDEVASEIVLRTDSELLETIERNGYDLTYMVEASLPDWDRYESLQWLALHRNLALHPDDPEARAHWERKHKEKVSYLSRERRYIGWKVFVLERAVAGTRLTT; encoded by the coding sequence ATGTCCCGCCGCGCCTCGTCCCGCCCGGCCGTGACTCAGGCGCGGGCCCTGGCCTGTGCCCAGAAGTTCGAGGAGGGAGTAGACCAGGGGGGCTCGAATTCGATCATGGCATCCGTCCGGCCCGCCCTCGCCAGCAACAACAGGACGGGCTCTTACGGCGTGGCGGTCATGGAGTTGCGGGTACAACCCGATTTCCGGTCGTATGAGCGTCGGGGACGGGGCGAAAGGAGAGGCTGGTCTTTGGACGGGTTCGAGTTCTACTCAACGGGCCATTCGTTCCACCGGTTCATGAATCCCACCAACATCGACAAGCTCATGGAGCTTGGATGGGCATGCGGGCTGGAGCTCAGACAGGGGGCTCCAGAGGCCTGGAGGCTTGCCAACATCAACGACGGATTGTTCCCCGATGCGGCGGTGACCCGCTCCGCCACCGGTGTGGAGAAACGGGTGCTGGACGTGGGGTGCGGGAAGGGCGGCCTGACCTTTCTTCTCGTGGAGAACTTCCTTGCGCGCTGCCTGGGTGTAGACCTGTCTCCGGGCGAGATCCGGCAGGCAGAGGCCAGAAGGCGGCTGTCTGCTTTCGCCAACAAGGTGCTGTTCGTGCGTGCCGACGGCAGAGAACACACGCGAGCGCTGGCTTCGAAAGGCGACAGGTTCGACGTGGCCCTGTGCATCGGGGCGACCTTCATCTTTGGGTCGTTTGAGGACACGATCGAGGCGCTCGGGTCGTGTCTGGCCGACGGAGGCGTTCTGGCTATCGGCGAAGCCACGCTCAACGAATGCGAGGGTACGCAGGCTTATCGCGACGAAGTCGCGTCCGAGATCGTGTTGCGCACGGACTCCGAGCTGCTGGAGACCATCGAGCGCAATGGGTATGACCTCACCTACATGGTAGAGGCGTCGCTGCCGGACTGGGACAGGTACGAATCGCTACAGTGGCTGGCACTGCATCGCAACCTGGCTCTGCACCCGGATGATCCGGAGGCGCGCGCGCACTGGGAACGCAAGCACAAGGAGAAAGTCTCGTACCTGAGCAG